A single window of Halobacillus naozhouensis DNA harbors:
- the panD gene encoding aspartate 1-decarboxylase, with protein MFRTMMKAKIHRARVTEANLNYVGSITIDQDLLDSVGILPHEKVQIVNNNNGARLETYVIAGERGSGVVCLNGAAARLVQPEDIVIIVSYALLSEEELADFKPKIAIIGEGNELHELLEEEPPLTAMPL; from the coding sequence ATGTTTCGCACTATGATGAAAGCTAAGATCCATCGTGCACGGGTCACGGAAGCAAATTTGAATTATGTAGGCAGTATTACCATTGATCAGGATCTATTAGACAGTGTGGGTATTCTTCCGCATGAGAAAGTTCAAATCGTTAATAATAATAATGGTGCACGGCTAGAAACATATGTTATTGCCGGTGAAAGAGGAAGTGGAGTCGTTTGCCTGAATGGGGCGGCAGCACGGTTAGTTCAACCGGAAGATATCGTTATTATTGTCTCCTATGCGTTATTGAGTGAAGAGGAATTGGCTGATTTTAAACCTAAGATTGCGATTATAGGAGAAGGAAATGAATTGCATGAACTTCTAGAAGAGGAGCCTCCGCTTACAGCAATGCCTTTGTGA
- the panB gene encoding 3-methyl-2-oxobutanoate hydroxymethyltransferase encodes MLNKNSLLKMKQDQEKITMITAYDYPSAKIAQSAGIDMILVGDSLGMVVLGYDSTIPVTLEDMIHHGKAARRGATETFVVVDMPFMSYHISIEESLKNGKKLFQETGAQALKLEGAGEILTVIRRLAEGGIPVVGHLGLTPQSVHVLGGYKVQGKDEMAARKLLDEAKEVEQAGAMALVLECVPKQLAERISENLSIPTIGIGAGIDCDGQVLVYHDLLKYGVDRLPKFVKPYLNSNVQMTDAVSQYVSEVKSGDFPENQHSFTMDTTLLPEG; translated from the coding sequence ATGCTTAATAAGAACAGCCTGCTTAAAATGAAACAGGATCAAGAAAAAATAACTATGATTACTGCATATGATTATCCGTCTGCTAAAATTGCCCAGTCAGCAGGAATAGATATGATACTGGTTGGTGACAGTCTTGGTATGGTTGTATTAGGCTATGACTCCACAATTCCGGTTACGCTTGAGGACATGATTCATCATGGGAAAGCGGCTAGGAGAGGGGCGACAGAAACATTTGTTGTCGTCGATATGCCTTTTATGTCATATCATATCTCAATAGAAGAGTCTCTGAAAAATGGAAAGAAGCTTTTTCAGGAAACGGGCGCACAAGCACTGAAACTTGAGGGAGCTGGTGAAATACTGACAGTGATCCGTCGTTTGGCCGAAGGAGGGATTCCTGTGGTTGGACATTTAGGGCTGACTCCTCAGTCTGTTCACGTCCTTGGAGGATATAAGGTACAAGGAAAAGACGAAATGGCTGCTAGGAAGTTGTTGGACGAGGCTAAGGAAGTCGAGCAAGCAGGAGCTATGGCACTTGTCTTAGAATGTGTACCAAAACAACTAGCGGAACGGATTTCTGAGAATCTGTCTATTCCTACGATTGGAATTGGGGCAGGTATTGATTGTGATGGACAGGTACTCGTTTATCATGATCTCCTGAAGTATGGTGTAGATCGATTACCTAAGTTTGTAAAGCCATACCTAAATAGTAATGTACAAATGACTGATGCTGTAAGTCAATACGTGTCAGAAGTGAAAAGTGGGGATTTCCCTGAAAACCAACACAGCTTTACCATGGATACGACCTTGCTGCCAGAAGGCTAA
- the panC gene encoding pantoate--beta-alanine ligase, with the protein MKITANIKEMQQIITEWSAQGKKIGFVPTMGFLHDGHQALLKKARLENDLVVLSIFVNPLQFGANEDLDSYPRDQEHDKKIAEKHGIDVIFLPDEQTMYPGPLSINLSVVRRTDVLCGRSRPGHFDGVATVLTKLFNITRPSKVYFGLKDAQQIAVVDALIEDFNFPIELIAVPTVREEDGLAKSSRNVNLLEQERSEAPYIQQALQHGREYVGNGENNSKEVIEKVRQFLERKTHGKIDYIELLSYPDLQRVETINQQVILAAAVQFQNARLIDNVIFNEYGIKTLG; encoded by the coding sequence ATGAAGATCACTGCAAATATAAAAGAAATGCAACAAATAATAACTGAGTGGTCCGCTCAAGGGAAAAAAATTGGCTTTGTACCTACCATGGGCTTTCTACATGATGGCCACCAGGCACTTTTAAAAAAAGCACGACTCGAAAATGATCTAGTCGTTTTAAGTATTTTTGTTAACCCGCTTCAATTCGGAGCAAATGAAGATTTAGATTCTTACCCTCGGGATCAAGAGCATGACAAAAAAATAGCTGAGAAACATGGGATCGACGTAATTTTTCTTCCAGATGAGCAGACCATGTACCCAGGGCCGCTTTCCATTAACTTATCTGTGGTTAGGAGAACAGATGTATTATGTGGAAGAAGCCGTCCAGGTCATTTTGATGGGGTAGCGACCGTTTTGACGAAATTGTTTAATATAACTCGTCCTTCTAAGGTTTATTTTGGATTGAAGGACGCTCAGCAGATTGCTGTCGTTGATGCTTTAATTGAAGATTTTAATTTTCCCATCGAACTGATCGCTGTACCCACAGTTCGTGAAGAGGACGGATTAGCGAAGAGCAGTCGGAATGTGAATTTGCTTGAACAGGAAAGAAGTGAGGCACCTTATATTCAACAAGCGTTACAGCATGGAAGGGAGTATGTAGGGAATGGGGAGAATAATTCAAAGGAAGTGATCGAAAAAGTTCGACAGTTTCTAGAAAGAAAAACTCATGGTAAAATAGATTATATTGAATTATTATCCTATCCGGACTTACAGCGAGTTGAAACGATAAATCAGCAAGTGATCCTTGCTGCAGCGGTACAATTTCAAAATGCAAGACTTATTGATAACGTAATTTTTAACGAGTATGGGATAAAGACGTTAGGGTAA